In Candidatus Nitronauta litoralis, one DNA window encodes the following:
- a CDS encoding tetratricopeptide repeat protein — translation MSTQTNPDLELLKSQLKEHPGSIDALYKLGVYCFELGDLKKGEDYLKKLLALKPEHAGALTLSSRLCREIGKLQEAEACLKYLVKAHPDDAEGWYDLGNILRDQKKLNEASVAFKRALELNPEDQRAQYLIAVLKGDNPDSPPDDYVRSLFNPYASRFDDHLVHRLRYNVPEKLARLLRALREGTPRLKSALDMGCGTGLSGLAFRSQVKHLEGVDLAPNMLERARAKGVYHSLVHDSIDHHLDSVEQSYDLFIATDVLIYLGAVEGLFEKVVERSRPGAWFVFSTESVEGPDFEALTSGRYSHSMFYIQRLADQFKFEVSACQATDIREEYGKGLPGHLFVLRSRAQ, via the coding sequence TTGTCTACCCAAACAAATCCCGATTTAGAATTGTTAAAAAGCCAGCTCAAGGAACATCCCGGTTCAATTGATGCTCTGTATAAATTGGGCGTGTATTGTTTTGAACTGGGTGATCTCAAGAAGGGCGAGGATTATTTAAAAAAACTGTTGGCCCTGAAACCGGAACATGCAGGAGCCCTGACACTTTCAAGTCGGTTGTGCCGTGAGATCGGTAAGCTGCAAGAGGCGGAAGCTTGCCTGAAATATCTGGTGAAAGCCCATCCGGACGATGCGGAAGGGTGGTACGACCTCGGCAATATCCTGCGTGACCAGAAAAAACTGAATGAGGCGTCTGTCGCCTTTAAGCGGGCTCTGGAATTGAACCCCGAAGACCAGCGCGCGCAGTATCTGATTGCGGTGCTAAAGGGAGACAATCCGGATTCACCGCCAGACGATTATGTACGGTCTCTTTTCAATCCCTATGCGTCAAGATTCGACGACCACCTGGTTCACCGCCTGCGTTACAACGTGCCTGAAAAGCTGGCACGACTTCTGCGTGCATTGCGCGAAGGAACACCACGACTGAAGTCAGCACTGGATATGGGGTGCGGCACGGGCCTTTCCGGCCTGGCGTTTCGTTCGCAGGTCAAACATCTCGAAGGAGTCGATCTGGCACCCAACATGCTGGAACGCGCCCGCGCAAAAGGTGTTTACCATTCTCTGGTTCACGATTCCATTGACCATCATCTGGATTCGGTCGAGCAATCGTATGATTTGTTCATCGCCACCGATGTTTTGATTTATCTTGGAGCGGTCGAGGGCTTGTTCGAAAAGGTAGTCGAGCGGTCCAGGCCAGGAGCCTGGTTTGTGTTCTCGACCGAGAGTGTGGAGGGCCCCGACTTTGAAGCGTTGACCTCAGGACGCTACTCTCATTCGATGTTTTACATCCAGCGACTGGCAGACCAGTTTAAATTTGAAGTGTCTGCCTGCCAGGCCACGGATATCCGTGAGGAATACGGTAAAGGCCTGCCCGGTCATTTGTTTGTATTGAGGTCTAGAGCTCAATAA
- a CDS encoding CPXCG motif-containing cysteine-rich protein: MDEHEFACPYCGELISMLLDLSAGGQEYVEDCEVCCRPIQIAYGVEEGELTWFQAGSNSM; this comes from the coding sequence ATGGACGAACATGAATTTGCATGTCCCTATTGTGGCGAGTTGATATCAATGTTGCTCGATCTGTCGGCTGGCGGGCAGGAATACGTTGAAGATTGCGAAGTGTGCTGTCGTCCGATCCAGATCGCATATGGTGTTGAAGAGGGAGAGCTGACCTGGTTCCAGGCCGGAAGCAATTCCATGTAG